One Gemmatimonadota bacterium DNA segment encodes these proteins:
- a CDS encoding polysaccharide deacetylase family protein, whose product MLREATRIRLRADVPLGIFLSGGIDSSLVTAMAMQEDATLHTYSIRFDDVESDESGFAARVAEHLGASHHIIDAPAASTDRLPTLIRHFGEPFADSSAIPTSVLAQYARQHVTVALGGDGGDEGFAGYSWYQTFHKVRRLGNMIPAGAASAAAQLIAPGGARSAFARQRGRVSRGLRALEPGSDAQRYAALRTLLGAAERRSLYTGALYERHRAGAIDPSGMIALFNRTEGSALRRMRWVDMRTYLADCLNAKVDVATMGVGLEARAPLLDQEVLRFGLSLPDALLVDERGGKAVLRTLLARYVPPALFERPKQGFTPPVHRWLREGMRTRLMELPQSEALRSLGRAAPRGDPAPGRRAPASRARSCRPAVRAPRARRLAHLGVSRVSGVRRAIAHAACGLGVDAMARRARVPSLLVVCYHGIRPDASASRHWLLLPQSALERQLRWLRSSYDVYPIDEALARLSAGEGRRPMAAITFDDGYRSNATLALPVLQALGLPATIYLTTGHLDSGALLWTTWLDLVLQPLGAAPRWLADRCAPVAPDTKEALKRMASGDREALLSQLREEVANDARVQSSLARHAPDFAMLTWDEVRATARSRLLTFGGHTVTHPIVSRLPDADVEAEIGMSMDRVAREVDAITRTFAYPNGRAIDFDARAVDAVRRHGGTAAVSTIEGINRRDLQPFALRRLVVGDRDTDDAVFRLRAAGLWSVAA is encoded by the coding sequence GTGCTGCGCGAGGCGACGCGTATCCGTCTGCGAGCCGATGTCCCACTCGGGATCTTCCTGAGCGGCGGGATCGACTCGAGCCTCGTGACGGCGATGGCGATGCAGGAAGACGCGACGCTGCACACCTACTCCATTCGCTTTGATGACGTCGAGTCGGACGAGAGTGGCTTCGCCGCACGCGTGGCCGAGCATCTCGGGGCCTCACACCACATCATCGACGCCCCCGCCGCCTCGACCGACCGGCTCCCCACGCTCATCCGCCACTTCGGCGAACCCTTCGCCGACTCCTCGGCGATCCCCACCTCGGTGCTGGCGCAGTACGCTCGGCAGCATGTGACGGTGGCGCTGGGTGGTGATGGGGGCGATGAAGGATTCGCCGGCTACTCCTGGTACCAGACGTTCCACAAGGTGCGCCGCCTGGGCAACATGATCCCCGCCGGTGCCGCCTCGGCCGCGGCGCAGCTGATTGCGCCTGGCGGAGCACGGAGCGCCTTCGCACGGCAGCGCGGCCGCGTGTCGCGCGGGCTGCGCGCGCTCGAACCGGGGAGCGATGCGCAGCGATACGCCGCGCTTCGTACCCTGCTCGGCGCCGCCGAGCGGCGCAGCTTGTACACCGGTGCGCTGTACGAGCGGCACCGCGCTGGGGCGATCGATCCGTCGGGGATGATCGCGCTGTTCAATCGCACCGAGGGGAGCGCCCTCCGCCGCATGCGGTGGGTCGACATGCGCACGTACCTGGCGGATTGCCTCAACGCCAAGGTCGACGTGGCGACGATGGGAGTGGGGCTCGAAGCGCGCGCCCCGTTGCTGGACCAGGAGGTGTTGCGCTTCGGCCTGTCGCTCCCCGATGCGCTCCTGGTCGACGAGCGTGGCGGGAAGGCGGTGCTGCGGACGTTGCTTGCGCGCTACGTCCCGCCGGCGCTGTTCGAGCGCCCCAAGCAGGGCTTTACGCCGCCGGTGCATCGCTGGCTGCGCGAGGGGATGCGCACGCGGCTCATGGAGCTCCCGCAGTCCGAGGCGCTGCGGTCGTTAGGGCGTGCTGCGCCCCGAGGGGATCCAGCGCCTGGTCGACGAGCACCTGCATCACGTGCGCGATCATGCCGACCGGCTGTACGCGCTCCTCGTGCTCGACGGCTGGCTCACCTCGGTGTATCGCGCGTGAGCGGCGTGCGTCGGGCCATCGCCCACGCGGCGTGCGGGCTCGGAGTCGATGCCATGGCGCGGCGAGCGCGCGTCCCCTCGCTGCTCGTGGTGTGCTATCACGGGATACGCCCGGACGCGTCGGCGAGTCGCCACTGGCTGCTCCTGCCGCAGTCGGCCCTGGAACGGCAACTGCGCTGGTTGCGATCGTCGTACGACGTGTATCCCATCGACGAGGCACTGGCGCGTTTGTCGGCAGGAGAAGGGCGCCGCCCCATGGCGGCCATCACCTTCGACGACGGCTATCGCTCCAACGCGACGCTCGCCCTCCCGGTGCTGCAGGCGCTTGGACTCCCCGCGACGATCTACCTCACCACCGGGCACCTCGACTCCGGGGCCCTGCTCTGGACGACCTGGCTCGATCTCGTGTTGCAGCCGCTGGGTGCGGCGCCCCGCTGGCTCGCCGATCGCTGCGCCCCCGTGGCGCCGGACACCAAGGAGGCGCTCAAGCGCATGGCGTCGGGCGATCGGGAGGCGCTGCTTTCGCAGCTCCGCGAGGAGGTGGCGAATGACGCGCGCGTCCAGTCGTCGCTCGCGCGTCACGCCCCCGACTTCGCGATGCTCACCTGGGATGAGGTGCGCGCCACGGCGCGATCCCGGCTGTTGACCTTTGGAGGACACACGGTCACGCACCCCATCGTCTCGCGGTTGCCTGACGCCGACGTGGAGGCCGAGATCGGCATGTCGATGGATCGGGTGGCCCGGGAAGTGGATGCCATCACACGCACCTTCGCCTATCCCAACGGTCGCGCCATCGACTTCGACGCGCGCGCGGTCGACGCGGTGCGGCGCCACGGTGGAACGGCGGCGGTCTCGACGATCGAGGGAATCAACCGGCGCGATCTCCAACCGTTCGCCCTTCGCCGGCTCGTCGTGGGCGACCGGGACACCGATGATGCCGTCTTTCGGCTGCGCGCTGCGGGGCTTTGGAGCGTGGCGGCATGA
- a CDS encoding ATP-binding protein gives MTKTSFTASTQSLGAWGEVFGDAVIASAILDRLLHHATTININGDSYRLREKRKAGLVRSTLTSQPEV, from the coding sequence ATGACGAAGACGTCGTTCACTGCCAGCACTCAGAGTCTCGGCGCCTGGGGCGAGGTCTTCGGCGATGCGGTCATCGCCAGCGCGATCCTCGACCGACTCCTCCACCACGCCACGACCATCAACATCAACGGCGACTCCTACCGGCTCCGGGAAAAGCGGAAGGCAGGGCTCGTCCGTTCCACCCTCACATCTCAGCCCGAGGTGTGA
- a CDS encoding O-antigen ligase family protein has translation MTVPFALYPGLAFLTPATTPVLAQVAIVLATLVTAPTSTNLRILERFWAYGTAAHLAGMVALGVAVDGRVFTTTGYDPNDYAAMAAMVFPLCMGLVQREKGFWKAIALGCAVVLVLGVVKTGSRGGTLALVAGALFYVLAARGARKALSIALFVFGGMAAWAVAPPSYKQRMYALVEGEQDYNYTDYGGRKQIWARSRIYIARHPVAGVGIGNFPIIEGQYLEERGKVGKWSTAHNSYYQAGVELGIFGGLLLMVQILVSYRRGWRLRRASIGDEPAGTGSHPELGAAFAAFTCSSVFLSHAYFPYFFGLMSLVAMAERVAAASPQESIQGATASLPMAGSRSRSSLRPVSMPAPLPVPPIADGRGGRATAGGWRSRAGWPGQRGRFAP, from the coding sequence GTGACCGTCCCGTTTGCGCTGTATCCGGGACTTGCCTTTTTGACTCCCGCGACCACGCCCGTGCTCGCGCAGGTCGCGATCGTGCTGGCGACGCTTGTCACCGCGCCGACCAGCACAAACCTCCGGATCCTCGAGCGGTTCTGGGCGTACGGGACCGCTGCGCACCTGGCCGGCATGGTCGCGCTTGGCGTGGCGGTTGATGGTCGAGTCTTCACCACGACCGGATACGACCCTAACGACTATGCCGCGATGGCGGCGATGGTCTTTCCGCTGTGCATGGGACTGGTGCAGCGAGAAAAGGGGTTCTGGAAGGCCATCGCATTGGGCTGCGCCGTCGTACTCGTCCTCGGCGTCGTGAAGACCGGATCGCGCGGTGGCACCTTGGCGCTGGTGGCGGGTGCGCTGTTCTATGTCCTTGCCGCACGTGGTGCGCGCAAGGCACTCTCCATCGCACTCTTCGTCTTCGGTGGAATGGCAGCGTGGGCTGTCGCGCCGCCCTCGTACAAACAGCGAATGTATGCGTTGGTCGAGGGTGAGCAGGACTACAACTACACCGACTACGGCGGCCGCAAGCAGATCTGGGCGCGTTCTCGTATCTACATCGCCCGTCACCCGGTCGCGGGGGTCGGGATCGGAAACTTCCCCATCATTGAAGGGCAGTACCTCGAGGAACGAGGCAAGGTCGGTAAATGGTCGACGGCGCATAACTCGTACTATCAGGCCGGTGTCGAGCTCGGGATCTTTGGAGGACTGCTCCTAATGGTGCAGATCCTCGTGTCCTATCGGCGAGGGTGGCGCCTGCGGAGAGCCTCGATCGGGGATGAGCCTGCGGGAACAGGAAGTCACCCCGAACTCGGGGCGGCGTTTGCCGCCTTCACATGCAGTTCAGTGTTCCTCTCGCACGCCTATTTTCCGTACTTCTTTGGGCTCATGAGTCTAGTGGCGATGGCGGAGCGCGTGGCCGCGGCGTCTCCGCAAGAGTCGATTCAGGGCGCGACGGCCTCTCTCCCGATGGCGGGATCACGCTCGCGATCGAGCCTACGTCCGGTGTCGATGCCCGCTCCGCTGCCTGTCCCTCCGATCGCTGACGGACGTGGGGGGCGCGCCACGGCCGGCGGTTGGCGCTCGCGCGCCGGGTGGCCCGGTCAGCGCGGGCGCTTCGCACCGTGA
- a CDS encoding glycosyltransferase, whose translation MIDTARPGPPSGRGASPRDEAGTEIPGDVAAGRASSVVAVIDTVILSGPGRQLVAQAVLQRSRGTAFRIVTFRRAGRPVSPFVAYAEARGVPCDVIEESGSLDMSVLPRVRETLARAGASVVQTHGYRPSAIVRSLRALGWYAGGWVGFYHGATAEDWKVRLYHALDLRLLRSADQVVVMSRPQLALFADVGDRAALVFNAVLEEGAVAGAQDCAPLFPPPTVPRLAAIGRLSPEKGVDILLEAAALLKAEGVPFELFLAGDGPERAALEAQAAALSLGDEVRFLDRFTTWARCIAPSTCS comes from the coding sequence GTGATCGACACCGCACGTCCCGGCCCCCCCTCCGGACGCGGGGCGAGTCCGCGTGACGAAGCAGGCACCGAGATCCCCGGCGACGTTGCAGCTGGCCGCGCGTCGTCCGTCGTCGCGGTCATCGACACGGTGATCCTGTCGGGCCCCGGGCGACAGCTCGTGGCGCAGGCCGTGCTGCAGCGGTCGCGGGGGACGGCCTTTCGCATCGTCACCTTCCGTCGCGCTGGACGACCGGTGTCACCCTTCGTGGCCTACGCCGAAGCGCGCGGCGTGCCCTGCGACGTCATCGAGGAATCGGGAAGCCTCGACATGTCGGTCCTCCCGCGCGTGCGCGAGACGTTGGCGCGCGCCGGCGCATCCGTCGTGCAGACGCACGGCTATCGCCCCTCGGCGATCGTGCGCTCGCTGCGCGCGTTAGGCTGGTACGCCGGCGGCTGGGTAGGGTTCTATCACGGCGCGACCGCCGAGGACTGGAAGGTGCGCCTGTATCACGCCCTCGACCTTCGCCTCCTGCGCTCGGCCGACCAGGTGGTGGTCATGTCGCGACCGCAGCTCGCCCTGTTCGCCGACGTGGGAGATCGAGCGGCGCTGGTATTCAACGCCGTCCTCGAGGAAGGTGCAGTGGCCGGGGCCCAGGACTGCGCGCCGCTGTTCCCGCCGCCGACGGTCCCGCGCCTTGCCGCGATCGGGCGCCTGAGTCCCGAGAAGGGGGTCGACATCCTCCTCGAGGCGGCGGCGTTGCTCAAGGCCGAGGGTGTTCCCTTCGAGTTGTTCCTGGCGGGCGACGGCCCGGAGCGGGCAGCGCTCGAGGCGCAGGCCGCGGCGCTCTCGTTAGGTGACGAGGTGCGCTTCTTGGACAGGTTCACGACGTGGGCGCGCTGTATCGCGCCATCGACCTGCTCGTGA
- a CDS encoding glycosyltransferase family 4 protein, giving the protein MGALYRAIDLLVIPSRSEGLPNVLLEALRHGRFAVSTRVGAVPDVLEGARAGIIVPPEDPRALADAIARGSPSARHRAWPRIARRSSPASRSKSRVRALEAIHARVRAHAVSVAG; this is encoded by the coding sequence GTGGGCGCGCTGTATCGCGCCATCGACCTGCTCGTGATCCCGTCACGCAGCGAGGGGCTCCCCAATGTGCTCCTCGAGGCGCTCCGGCACGGCCGCTTCGCGGTCTCGACGCGCGTGGGGGCGGTGCCCGACGTGCTCGAAGGGGCGCGCGCCGGGATCATCGTCCCACCCGAGGATCCGCGCGCCCTGGCCGACGCCATCGCGCGCGGATCGCCGAGCGCGAGACACCGGGCGTGGCCGAGGATCGCGAGGCGATCATCGCCCGCTTCTCGCTCGAAGTCGCGCGTGCGCGCGCTCGAGGCCATTCATGCACGCGTGCGGGCGCACGCCGTCTCCGTCGCCGGCTGA